Below is a window of Leifsonia sp. NPDC080035 DNA.
ATGCACGGCACGTACGAGAACGTGCTCGAACGCTTCGGCCCGTTCGGGGTCCTGCCGGAGAGCCGTGGCACGGGCCTCGGCGAGATCCTGCTGCACCTCACCCTGGAGCGCATGCGCGCGCTCGGCGCCCACAGCGCCTGGTTCCTGTGGACCGAGGAGACCTCGGCCGCCGGTCACCTGTACCTCAAGACCGGCTTCAGCGTCACCCGCACCTTCACGATCCTGCACGCGCCGCTCGCCGCCTGAGCGGCCCGGCGACCCCACCGAGAGGAAGATCATGAGAACAGTTCTGTCCGGACGACGCCGGCGGCTGGTCGCGGCCGCGGCCGTCGCCGCCGCGACCGCCCTCGTCATGAGCGCCTGCAGCGGCAGCTCGAGCGGCGACGACAACGGGAAGGTCACGCTGACGTTCCTCAGCCACTACGGCGACGAGCCCATGAAGGGCGGCATCAGCAAGCTCATCGACGAATGGAACTCGTCGCACCCCGACATCCAGGTGAAGCAGCAGACGGTCAAGTTCGACGACCTGCTCACCACCCTGAACGTCCGCCAGACCGGCGGCCGCGGCGCCGACATCCTGAGCTCATACGCCCTCTGGGGCGGGCAGCTCGCCGCCAACAACGTGCTCGACAAGCCGCCGGCGGATGTGGCGAAGGATATCAAGAGCACCTACAGCTCGGCAGCGGCCGCGGCGGTCACCGGCGGCAACGGCCAGGTGTTCGGGTACCCGACGGAGTTCAACACCTACGTCCTCTACTACAACAAGAAGATCCTGGCCGACGCCGGCTACGACGCCCCGCCCGCCGACTGGGCCGAGCTCAAGGAGATCGCAGAGAAGACGACCAAGAAGGACTCCTCCGGCAACTACCAGGTGCAGGGCATCTCGCTCATCCAGGACGGCGACAACCAGACGGCCCACCCGTTCCTGTCGCTGCTGGACGCGGCGGGCGGGAAGTTCCTGAAGGCGAACGGCGACTCGGCGCTCGACTCCAAGGCGAAGTCGGTGATGGAGCTCGAATCCACCCTGGCGAAGAAGGGCGCGACCACCACGTCGATCATGCCG
It encodes the following:
- a CDS encoding extracellular solute-binding protein — translated: MRTVLSGRRRRLVAAAAVAAATALVMSACSGSSSGDDNGKVTLTFLSHYGDEPMKGGISKLIDEWNSSHPDIQVKQQTVKFDDLLTTLNVRQTGGRGADILSSYALWGGQLAANNVLDKPPADVAKDIKSTYSSAAAAAVTGGNGQVFGYPTEFNTYVLYYNKKILADAGYDAPPADWAELKEIAEKTTKKDSSGNYQVQGISLIQDGDNQTAHPFLSLLDAAGGKFLKANGDSALDSKAKSVMELESTLAKKGATTTSIMPTKAFPANQVAMAIQASWWIGSLKAQMKDKYSDVGTAPVPGPEKGDQGSLAYAFFTGVNAGSKHKEQAWQFLTWLNSNKNSEGVTEMGDFLASNGLIPPRKADADALGPKLQADDPNLKPIYEAAGYAMAESNAANAYKAKTSLHNALDQILVNNAPVGTTFDDLVAEINRK